In one Aquabacterium sp. OR-4 genomic region, the following are encoded:
- a CDS encoding bifunctional acetate--CoA ligase family protein/GNAT family N-acetyltransferase, with translation MDKHYLTPLFSPESIVVFAGDPDQPAQQTAHARALLAELQSHGFSGPITFLDISMTGTLADLAHSRADLALIALPADQVAAALEVTGRIRCRAALVLGAGMSATQCSDLLAIAKRHGVHLLGPNSLGFQRPHLKLNAAAAGPLATPGPLALVSQSGALTSSIIDWAGRNGVGFSAVVSLGPNTAVDLPQVLDFLANDASTQSILVYMEGIRHARRFMSALRAAAFVKPVVVMKAGRKPAGSHAALTHSAAIVGSDDVFESALRRAGAVRVRVFTQLFSAAKCLASRYRPVGKRMAIITNGGGPGVLAADWANEIGIEVAAFSDATRVGLAPLLPDGATLQSLVDLGEDARPEHFKAAVQACGKDRGIDGVLVILSPKPDSDAAAVARAIVEVFRPVAKPVLACWMGDESVREAREVLNAAAIPNFRTPEAAVDAFGNIASFYQNQQLLQQTPPPLSALNQPDTEGARLLIEGVLAERRKVLTEMESKALLAAFHIPVTRTMLARSANEAMLIASQLGYPVALKIDSPDISHKSDVQGVALNVSTATQVRDTYNDMLAAVKRALPAARINGVTIQPMAAKRRGREIYIGLTTDDPFGPVITFGAGGTMIELIADRAMELPPLNQFLARRLIERSRVAAMLGEWRGHPAADLDAIEQVLLRVSEMVCQLPQLREMDINPIIVDESGAVAVDARVVIDHAQPSVGEYTHLAILPYPSAYEREWPMKGGGLYTIRPVRPDDADMLQAFVRSLSEESRYFRFASAIQELPARMLARYTLIDYDREMALVAVHRSREAGADGEFVEREQIIGVSRYITNPDQTSCEFSLVVSDAYKGQGLGSRLMLSIMDFARAKGLAEIDGLVLANNPNMLRLMTSLGFATRSFPEDPDFKLVSKAL, from the coding sequence ATGGACAAGCATTACCTCACCCCGCTGTTCTCGCCCGAATCCATCGTGGTGTTTGCCGGCGATCCCGACCAGCCGGCACAGCAGACCGCCCACGCCCGTGCCCTGCTGGCTGAACTGCAAAGCCACGGCTTCAGCGGGCCGATCACCTTTCTCGACATCTCGATGACCGGCACGCTGGCCGATCTGGCGCACTCGCGTGCCGATCTGGCGCTGATCGCGCTGCCGGCCGATCAGGTGGCCGCCGCGCTGGAGGTGACCGGCCGCATCCGCTGCCGCGCGGCCCTGGTGCTGGGCGCCGGCATGTCGGCCACGCAGTGCAGCGACCTGCTGGCCATTGCCAAGCGCCATGGCGTGCACCTGCTGGGGCCCAACAGCCTGGGCTTTCAGCGCCCGCACCTGAAGCTCAACGCCGCGGCGGCCGGGCCGCTGGCCACGCCGGGGCCGCTGGCGCTGGTGTCGCAGTCGGGCGCGCTCACCTCGTCGATCATCGACTGGGCCGGCCGCAACGGCGTGGGCTTCTCGGCCGTGGTGTCGCTGGGCCCGAACACCGCGGTCGACCTGCCGCAGGTGCTCGACTTTCTGGCCAACGACGCCAGCACGCAGAGCATCCTGGTCTACATGGAAGGCATCCGCCACGCGCGGCGCTTCATGAGCGCGCTGCGCGCCGCGGCCTTCGTCAAGCCGGTGGTGGTGATGAAGGCCGGGCGCAAGCCGGCCGGCTCGCATGCCGCGCTGACCCACTCGGCGGCCATCGTCGGCTCGGACGACGTGTTCGAGTCGGCGCTGCGGCGTGCCGGTGCGGTGCGGGTGCGGGTGTTCACGCAGCTGTTCTCGGCCGCCAAGTGCCTGGCCTCGCGCTACCGCCCGGTAGGCAAGCGCATGGCCATCATCACCAATGGCGGCGGCCCCGGCGTGCTGGCCGCCGACTGGGCCAACGAGATCGGCATCGAGGTGGCGGCCTTCAGCGACGCCACGCGCGTGGGTCTGGCGCCGCTGCTGCCCGACGGGGCCACGCTGCAGTCGCTGGTCGACCTGGGTGAAGACGCCCGCCCCGAGCATTTCAAGGCCGCCGTGCAGGCCTGCGGCAAGGACCGCGGCATCGACGGCGTGCTGGTGATCCTGAGCCCCAAACCCGACAGCGATGCGGCCGCGGTGGCACGGGCCATCGTCGAGGTGTTTCGCCCGGTGGCCAAGCCGGTCCTGGCCTGCTGGATGGGCGACGAGTCGGTGCGCGAGGCACGCGAGGTGCTCAACGCCGCCGCCATCCCCAACTTCCGCACCCCCGAGGCGGCGGTGGACGCCTTCGGCAACATCGCCAGCTTCTACCAGAACCAGCAGCTGCTGCAGCAGACGCCGCCGCCGCTGTCGGCGCTGAACCAGCCCGACACCGAAGGCGCGCGCCTGCTGATCGAGGGCGTGCTGGCCGAGCGCCGCAAGGTGCTCACCGAAATGGAAAGCAAGGCGTTGCTGGCCGCCTTCCACATCCCGGTCACGCGCACGATGCTGGCGCGCAGCGCCAACGAGGCCATGCTGATCGCCAGCCAGCTGGGCTACCCGGTGGCGCTGAAGATCGATTCGCCCGACATCAGCCACAAGAGCGATGTGCAGGGCGTGGCGCTGAACGTGAGCACCGCCACCCAGGTGCGCGACACCTACAACGACATGCTGGCCGCGGTGAAGCGTGCACTGCCCGCGGCCCGCATCAACGGCGTGACCATCCAGCCCATGGCCGCCAAGCGCCGTGGCCGCGAGATCTACATCGGCCTGACCACCGACGACCCCTTCGGCCCGGTGATCACCTTCGGCGCCGGCGGCACCATGATCGAGCTGATCGCCGACCGCGCGATGGAGCTGCCGCCGCTGAACCAGTTTCTGGCGCGGCGGCTGATCGAGCGCTCGCGCGTGGCGGCCATGCTGGGCGAGTGGCGCGGCCACCCGGCGGCCGATCTGGACGCCATCGAGCAGGTGCTGCTGCGGGTGTCGGAGATGGTCTGCCAGCTGCCGCAGCTGCGCGAGATGGACATCAACCCGATCATCGTCGACGAGAGCGGTGCGGTGGCCGTGGATGCCCGCGTGGTGATCGACCATGCCCAGCCCAGCGTGGGCGAGTACACCCACCTGGCCATCCTGCCCTACCCCAGCGCCTACGAGCGCGAGTGGCCGATGAAGGGCGGCGGCCTGTACACCATCCGCCCGGTGCGGCCCGACGACGCCGACATGCTGCAGGCCTTTGTGCGCAGCCTGTCGGAAGAAAGCCGCTACTTCCGCTTTGCCAGCGCCATCCAGGAGCTGCCGGCGCGCATGCTGGCCCGCTACACGCTGATCGACTACGACCGCGAGATGGCCCTGGTGGCCGTGCACCGCAGCCGCGAGGCCGGCGCAGACGGCGAGTTTGTCGAGCGCGAGCAGATCATCGGCGTGTCACGCTACATCACCAACCCCGACCAGACGAGTTGCGAGTTCTCGCTGGTGGTGAGCGACGCCTACAAGGGCCAGGGCCTGGGCTCGCGGCTGATGCTCAGCATCATGGACTTTGCCCGCGCCAAGGGCCTGGCCGAGATCGACGGCCTGGTGCTGGCCAACAACCCCAACATGCTGCGCCTGATGACCAGCCTGGGCTTTGCCACGCGCAGCTTCCCGGAAGACCCGGACTTCAAGCTGGTGAGCAAGGCGCTGTAG
- a CDS encoding RNA polymerase sigma factor encodes MASDKELSDFLKSVEKRAFKRTVYTVRDEDAALDIVQDAMIRLAEKYADRPLAELPLLFQRILSNATMDWFRRLRVRNAVMQNMSDFEGDGDSDDFDLLESLETADGMLGAESAADSVSRAQILLAIEHEVAELPARQREAFLLRYWEELDTAETAAVMGCSEGSVKTHCSRAVHALAKALRTKGIAP; translated from the coding sequence TTGGCGAGCGACAAAGAACTCTCGGATTTCCTCAAGAGCGTCGAGAAACGGGCCTTCAAGCGCACGGTGTACACCGTGCGTGACGAAGACGCCGCGCTCGACATCGTGCAGGACGCGATGATCCGCCTGGCCGAGAAGTACGCCGACCGGCCGCTGGCCGAGTTGCCGCTGCTGTTCCAGCGCATCCTGTCGAACGCCACGATGGACTGGTTCCGCCGCCTGCGCGTGCGCAATGCGGTGATGCAGAACATGTCCGACTTCGAAGGCGACGGCGATTCCGACGACTTCGACCTGCTCGAAAGCCTGGAAACCGCCGACGGCATGCTCGGCGCCGAGAGCGCCGCCGATTCGGTGTCACGGGCCCAGATCCTGCTTGCCATCGAACACGAAGTGGCCGAGCTTCCGGCGCGTCAACGAGAAGCCTTCCTGCTGCGTTACTGGGAGGAGCTCGACACCGCCGAGACGGCGGCCGTCATGGGCTGTTCCGAAGGCAGCGTCAAGACACACTGCTCCAGAGCCGTGCATGCCTTGGCGAAAGCACTTCGGACAAAGGGAATCGCGCCGTGA
- a CDS encoding DUF3106 domain-containing protein has translation MCAGLMGLAALQVQAQAPAPVAPAAPVTSIAPATQPAATARPGTAAPVAEGPSWASLSAQQRAALAPLARDWAGIGPAHKAKWLEVAARFPKIPADEQQRVQARMADWTRLSPAERTQARLSFQETKQIPREEKQARWEAYQALPPEQRKALADRSSPAATERARPVPAAAQALDVAQPKQNLVPPRAPASAPLVKPVAPTVVQAKPGATTTLMTKTPTPPAHQQPGQPKIAARASQVDRSTLLPKTGPQAAASVPGSTGQP, from the coding sequence GTGTGCGCCGGCCTGATGGGTCTGGCCGCACTGCAGGTGCAGGCCCAGGCACCGGCTCCGGTGGCCCCTGCGGCCCCGGTGACTTCGATCGCCCCGGCGACCCAGCCGGCCGCAACGGCCAGGCCGGGCACGGCAGCGCCGGTGGCCGAGGGCCCGTCCTGGGCCAGCCTCAGTGCGCAGCAGCGCGCCGCGCTGGCGCCTTTGGCCCGCGACTGGGCCGGCATCGGCCCGGCGCACAAGGCCAAGTGGCTCGAGGTGGCGGCGCGCTTCCCGAAGATCCCGGCCGACGAGCAGCAGCGCGTGCAGGCCCGCATGGCCGACTGGACCCGGCTGTCGCCAGCCGAACGCACCCAGGCGCGCCTGAGCTTCCAGGAAACCAAGCAGATTCCGCGCGAGGAAAAGCAGGCGCGCTGGGAGGCCTACCAGGCCCTGCCGCCCGAGCAGCGCAAGGCCCTGGCCGACCGCTCCAGCCCCGCCGCCACCGAGCGTGCCCGCCCGGTGCCCGCTGCGGCACAGGCGCTTGACGTAGCGCAACCCAAGCAGAACCTGGTGCCGCCGCGCGCGCCGGCCTCGGCGCCGCTGGTCAAGCCGGTGGCCCCGACCGTCGTGCAGGCCAAGCCCGGCGCCACGACCACGCTGATGACCAAGACGCCCACGCCGCCTGCGCATCAGCAACCCGGTCAACCCAAGATCGCCGCGCGGGCCAGCCAGGTGGATCGCAGCACCCTGCTGCCCAAGACCGGGCCGCAGGCGGCGGCCTCGGTGCCGGGCAGCACCGGCCAACCCTGA
- the ppa gene encoding inorganic diphosphatase produces MSLHNVTPGAKAPDEFNVIIEIPMNGDPIKYEVDHESGALFVDRFMSTSMHYPCNYGYIPNTLADDGDPVDVLVITPVPLIPGVVVTCRPLGMLKMDDEAGGDNKLLAVPIDKILSVYSQWKKPEDLNPLRLKTIQHFFEHYKDLEVGKWVKVVGWEGTDAAKAEVSEGMKRWAVEGKK; encoded by the coding sequence ATGAGCCTGCACAACGTGACCCCCGGCGCCAAGGCGCCCGACGAGTTCAACGTGATCATCGAGATCCCGATGAACGGCGACCCGATCAAGTACGAGGTCGACCATGAATCCGGCGCCCTGTTCGTCGATCGTTTCATGAGCACCTCGATGCACTACCCGTGCAACTACGGCTACATCCCCAACACGCTGGCCGACGATGGCGATCCGGTCGATGTGCTGGTGATCACGCCGGTGCCGCTGATCCCGGGCGTGGTGGTCACCTGCCGTCCGCTGGGCATGCTGAAGATGGACGACGAGGCGGGCGGCGACAACAAGCTGCTGGCCGTGCCCATCGACAAGATCCTGTCGGTCTACAGCCAGTGGAAGAAGCCTGAAGACCTGAACCCGCTGCGCCTGAAGACCATCCAGCACTTCTTCGAGCACTACAAGGATCTCGAAGTGGGCAAGTGGGTCAAGGTGGTGGGCTGGGAAGGCACCGACGCCGCCAAGGCCGAGGTGTCCGAAGGCATGAAGCGCTGGGCCGTCGAAGGCAAGAAGTAA
- a CDS encoding P-II family nitrogen regulator — protein sequence MKQITAIIKPFKLEEVRESLADVGVSGLTVTEVKGFGRQKGHTELYRGAEYVVDFLPKVKVEVVVKDSDVDRCVEAIVKAAKTGKIGDGKIFVTPVEQVVRIRTGETDESAV from the coding sequence ATGAAGCAGATCACCGCCATCATCAAGCCTTTCAAGCTCGAGGAGGTGCGCGAATCGCTGGCTGACGTGGGCGTGTCCGGCCTCACCGTCACCGAGGTCAAGGGCTTCGGTCGCCAGAAGGGCCACACCGAGCTGTACCGCGGCGCCGAGTACGTGGTCGACTTTCTGCCCAAGGTGAAGGTCGAGGTGGTGGTCAAGGACAGCGATGTCGACCGCTGTGTCGAGGCCATCGTCAAGGCCGCCAAGACCGGCAAGATCGGCGACGGCAAGATCTTCGTCACCCCGGTCGAGCAGGTGGTGCGCATCCGCACCGGCGAGACCGACGAATCGGCCGTCTGA
- a CDS encoding diacylglycerol kinase, whose amino-acid sequence MTPVKDSPAPAPAAPAAPGTNPHKQRTGLSRVAHAFVYSMQGFGSALRHESAFRQEALLGLLLLPAAFWLGTDWIERALLLGSVLMVLIVELLNSAIEATVDRISFELHPLSKRAKDYGSAAVFLSLLWCGGVWLAALTHRLLLAG is encoded by the coding sequence GTGACCCCGGTCAAGGATTCGCCGGCTCCGGCGCCCGCCGCGCCGGCCGCACCCGGCACCAACCCGCACAAGCAGCGCACCGGGCTGTCGCGCGTGGCCCATGCGTTTGTGTACTCGATGCAGGGTTTCGGCAGCGCGCTGCGCCATGAAAGCGCGTTCCGTCAGGAGGCCCTGCTGGGCCTGCTGCTGCTGCCGGCGGCCTTCTGGCTGGGCACCGACTGGATCGAGCGTGCGCTGCTGCTGGGCTCGGTCTTGATGGTGCTGATCGTCGAGCTGCTGAACTCGGCCATCGAGGCCACGGTGGATCGCATCTCGTTCGAGCTGCATCCGCTGAGCAAGCGCGCCAAGGACTACGGCAGCGCGGCGGTGTTCCTGTCGCTGCTGTGGTGCGGTGGCGTGTGGCTGGCGGCGCTGACGCACCGGCTGTTGCTGGCCGGCTGA
- a CDS encoding GNAT family N-acetyltransferase encodes MAWDTLLAAQAQPTPFMRHAYLAALHASGCAVASTGWAPRFVTVTRHGALVAAAPAYLKTHSYGEYVFDWAWADAYHRHGLRYYPKLLVAVPFTPVPGSRLLATDAAARGALLQGLQAVAAHEKASGLHVLFHPEAESGAVADAAGLVRQGVQFHWQQQAVAPWPDFEAFLASLAREKRKKIQQERRRVAEAGVTFTAHRGHEISDELWRFFHGCYTGTYRLHHSKPYLNLEFFRAMGRAMPAHWLLFVARRGGDGGTPIAASLVALDEARGAAFGRYWGATEYIPCLHFEACYYQPLAWCLANGYTRFEGGAQGEHKMARGLMPAPTRSAHWLAHPEFNRAVADYLAQEGEGIAAYIDELHEHSPFRHPGA; translated from the coding sequence ATGGCCTGGGACACGCTGCTGGCGGCCCAGGCCCAGCCCACGCCCTTCATGCGCCACGCCTACCTGGCGGCGCTGCATGCCAGCGGCTGCGCGGTGGCCAGCACCGGCTGGGCGCCGCGCTTTGTCACCGTCACGCGCCACGGCGCGCTGGTGGCCGCCGCGCCGGCCTATCTGAAGACCCACTCGTACGGCGAGTACGTGTTCGACTGGGCCTGGGCCGATGCCTACCATCGCCACGGCCTGCGCTACTACCCCAAGCTGCTGGTGGCCGTGCCCTTCACTCCGGTGCCTGGCAGCCGGCTGCTGGCCACCGACGCAGCCGCGCGCGGCGCCCTGCTGCAAGGCCTGCAGGCCGTGGCCGCGCACGAGAAGGCCTCGGGCCTGCATGTGCTGTTTCACCCCGAGGCTGAATCAGGCGCGGTGGCCGACGCCGCGGGCCTGGTGCGCCAGGGCGTGCAGTTCCACTGGCAGCAGCAGGCCGTTGCGCCATGGCCCGACTTCGAGGCCTTCCTGGCCAGCCTGGCGCGCGAGAAGCGCAAGAAGATCCAGCAAGAGCGCCGGCGCGTGGCCGAGGCCGGTGTCACGTTCACGGCCCACCGCGGCCACGAGATCAGCGACGAGCTGTGGCGCTTCTTTCACGGCTGCTATACCGGCACCTACCGGCTGCACCACTCCAAGCCCTACCTGAACCTTGAGTTCTTTCGTGCCATGGGCCGTGCCATGCCAGCCCACTGGCTGCTGTTTGTGGCGCGGCGCGGTGGTGATGGCGGCACGCCGATCGCCGCCTCGCTGGTGGCGCTGGACGAGGCCCGCGGCGCGGCCTTCGGCCGCTACTGGGGCGCCACCGAGTACATCCCCTGCCTGCACTTCGAGGCCTGTTACTACCAGCCGCTGGCCTGGTGCCTGGCCAACGGCTACACGCGCTTCGAGGGCGGCGCGCAGGGCGAGCACAAGATGGCGCGCGGCCTGATGCCGGCGCCCACGCGCTCGGCGCACTGGCTGGCGCACCCCGAGTTCAACCGTGCGGTGGCCGACTACCTGGCGCAGGAGGGCGAAGGCATCGCCGCCTACATCGACGAACTGCACGAACACAGCCCGTTCCGCCACCCTGGCGCTTGA
- a CDS encoding RDD family protein, with protein MSATAPPDAAGPAVPLPGLRAPALRRRLAAFVYEGVLLFGVLMMAGLVYGSLTQQRHALQGRVGLQLFVFAVLGLYFVWFWTHGGQTVAMKAWHLRLVDAQGAPLGLLRALTRYLLSWLWFVPALLALWLSGLHGGGVSFGMLLAGVLGYAALAFLRPDGQYWHDAVCGTRVIDWRPARPGAVSPSTGSQPVA; from the coding sequence GTGAGCGCCACTGCACCGCCCGATGCGGCCGGCCCGGCCGTGCCTCTGCCCGGCTTGCGCGCGCCCGCGCTGCGGCGCCGTCTGGCGGCCTTCGTCTACGAGGGCGTGCTGCTGTTTGGCGTGCTGATGATGGCCGGGCTGGTCTACGGCAGCCTGACCCAGCAACGCCATGCGCTGCAGGGCCGCGTGGGCCTGCAGCTGTTCGTGTTTGCCGTGCTGGGCCTGTACTTCGTCTGGTTCTGGACGCATGGCGGCCAGACGGTGGCCATGAAGGCCTGGCACCTGCGCCTGGTAGATGCCCAGGGCGCGCCACTGGGCCTGCTGCGCGCGCTGACCCGCTACCTGCTGAGCTGGCTGTGGTTCGTGCCTGCGTTGCTGGCGCTGTGGCTGTCGGGCCTGCACGGCGGCGGGGTGAGCTTTGGCATGCTGCTGGCCGGCGTGCTGGGCTACGCCGCACTGGCCTTCTTGCGGCCCGACGGCCAGTACTGGCACGACGCGGTGTGCGGCACCCGGGTGATCGACTGGCGCCCGGCCCGGCCAGGCGCTGTCAGCCCGTCCACCGGCTCGCAGCCAGTCGCGTGA
- a CDS encoding NAD+ synthase: MSTPSAVPAVRVALAQINATVGDLPGNARRLAEAARQAHAAGAALLLAPELSLTGYPPEDLLLRPAFMQACARELAALAAELAPLKGLSVVVGHPHQSGEQGDERSRSHAVQRRFNAASVLADGRVQATYCKRELPNYQVFDERRYFASGRDAGQGAVVFESGGRRFGLLICEDAWFDEPAASARAAGAEVLCVLNASPFHLDKPDEREQRMAQRVRDTGLPLLYAHLVGGQDEVVFDGASFALDAQGQVAARAAFFAEDLLLVDLAADGSASGTLAPVPEIEAQAWAALVTGVRDYIGKNGFPGALIGLSGGVDSALVLAVAVEALGAERVRTVMMPSPYTADISWIDARDMAARLGVRYDEIAIAPMFDAFRASLAAEFAGRPEDATEENIQARIRGTLLMALSNKFGSIVLTTGNKSEMATGYCTLYGDMAGGFAVIKDVAKTLVYRICAWKNAQPTVRADGSTGPVIPERILTRAPSAELRPDQTDQDSLPPYEVLDAILARYMEEDQSIEQIVAAGFAPADVERVTRLIKINEYKRRQAPVGIRITHRAFGRDWRYPITSKFRA, from the coding sequence ATGTCCACTCCTTCTGCCGTGCCCGCCGTTCGTGTGGCGCTGGCCCAGATCAATGCCACCGTGGGCGACCTGCCGGGCAACGCCCGCCGCCTTGCCGAGGCCGCCCGCCAGGCCCATGCGGCCGGTGCCGCGTTGCTGCTGGCGCCTGAACTGTCGCTCACTGGATATCCCCCTGAAGACCTGCTGCTGCGTCCGGCCTTCATGCAGGCCTGTGCGCGTGAACTGGCGGCACTGGCCGCTGAACTGGCGCCGCTCAAAGGCCTCAGCGTGGTGGTGGGCCACCCGCACCAGTCCGGCGAGCAAGGTGACGAGCGCTCGCGCTCGCATGCCGTGCAGCGGCGCTTCAATGCCGCCAGCGTATTGGCCGATGGCCGCGTGCAGGCCACCTATTGCAAGCGCGAACTGCCCAACTACCAAGTGTTCGACGAACGGCGCTACTTTGCCTCAGGACGCGACGCAGGGCAGGGCGCGGTGGTATTCGAGTCCGGCGGCCGGCGCTTCGGCCTGCTGATCTGCGAAGACGCCTGGTTCGACGAACCCGCGGCCAGCGCCCGTGCGGCCGGTGCCGAGGTGCTGTGCGTGCTCAACGCCTCGCCCTTCCACCTCGACAAACCCGACGAGCGCGAGCAGCGCATGGCCCAGCGTGTGCGCGACACCGGCCTGCCGCTGCTGTACGCCCACCTGGTGGGCGGCCAGGACGAGGTGGTGTTCGACGGCGCCTCGTTCGCACTCGATGCCCAGGGCCAGGTGGCGGCGCGTGCGGCCTTTTTTGCCGAGGACCTGCTGCTGGTTGACCTGGCCGCCGACGGCAGTGCCAGCGGCACGCTGGCGCCGGTGCCCGAGATCGAGGCCCAGGCCTGGGCTGCGCTGGTCACCGGCGTGCGCGACTACATCGGCAAGAACGGTTTTCCGGGCGCCCTCATCGGCCTGTCGGGCGGCGTCGATTCGGCCCTGGTGCTGGCCGTGGCCGTCGAGGCGCTGGGTGCCGAGCGGGTGCGCACGGTGATGATGCCTTCGCCCTACACGGCCGACATTTCGTGGATCGACGCGCGCGACATGGCCGCGCGCCTGGGCGTGCGCTACGACGAAATCGCCATCGCGCCGATGTTCGACGCCTTCCGCGCCAGCCTCGCGGCCGAGTTTGCCGGCCGGCCCGAAGACGCCACCGAAGAGAACATCCAGGCCCGCATCCGCGGCACGCTGCTGATGGCGCTGAGCAACAAGTTCGGGTCGATCGTGCTCACCACCGGCAACAAGAGCGAGATGGCCACCGGCTACTGCACGCTGTACGGCGACATGGCCGGCGGCTTTGCGGTGATCAAGGACGTGGCCAAGACCCTGGTCTACCGCATCTGCGCCTGGAAGAACGCCCAGCCCACCGTGCGTGCCGACGGCAGCACCGGCCCGGTGATCCCCGAGCGCATCCTTACCCGCGCGCCCTCGGCCGAACTGCGCCCCGACCAGACCGACCAGGACAGCCTGCCGCCCTACGAGGTGCTCGACGCCATCCTGGCGCGCTACATGGAAGAAGACCAGTCGATCGAGCAGATCGTGGCCGCGGGCTTTGCGCCGGCCGATGTCGAGCGTGTCACCCGGCTCATCAAGATCAATGAGTACAAGCGCCGCCAGGCGCCGGTGGGCATCCGCATCACCCACCGCGCCTTCGGCCGAGACTGGCGCTATCCCATCACGTCGAAGTTCCGCGCTTGA
- a CDS encoding TIGR00730 family Rossman fold protein, with amino-acid sequence MSTPSPAPFSVCVYCGSRPGAHPAYLALAQALGQAIGQRGWQLVYGGGRAGLMGAVADATLAAGGRVVGVIPESLMRLEVGHAGLHELHVVQTMHQRKQLMAERADAFIAMPGGIGTFEELFEVWTWRNLRYHDCPIGLLGAEDYWNPLLAFLRHAVTEGFMDDGQMAMLSQAGDIDSLLDRLLAQRSHRGDDTLERI; translated from the coding sequence ATGTCCACACCCTCGCCCGCCCCGTTCAGCGTCTGCGTCTACTGCGGCTCGCGCCCCGGCGCCCACCCGGCCTACCTGGCGCTGGCACAGGCGCTGGGCCAAGCCATCGGCCAGCGCGGCTGGCAGCTGGTGTACGGCGGAGGTCGTGCCGGGCTGATGGGTGCGGTGGCCGACGCCACACTGGCCGCCGGCGGCCGCGTGGTGGGCGTGATCCCGGAGTCGCTGATGCGGCTGGAGGTGGGCCATGCCGGCCTGCACGAGCTGCATGTGGTGCAGACCATGCACCAGCGCAAGCAGCTGATGGCCGAGCGCGCCGATGCCTTCATCGCCATGCCCGGCGGCATCGGCACCTTCGAGGAGTTGTTCGAGGTGTGGACCTGGCGCAACCTGCGCTACCACGACTGCCCCATCGGCCTGCTGGGCGCCGAGGACTACTGGAACCCGCTGCTGGCCTTCTTGCGGCACGCGGTGACCGAGGGCTTCATGGACGACGGGCAGATGGCGATGCTGAGCCAGGCGGGCGACATCGACAGCCTGCTTGACAGGCTGCTGGCGCAGCGCAGCCACCGCGGCGACGACACGCTCGAACGCATCTGA
- a CDS encoding DUF3619 family protein, producing the protein MNDINQTFSPPAPRPAAEGLQGQVALRLTSHLSRGAEELPHDVSERLRFARERAIATARQHRATVAAAVAAPLVVASGRSAALGSPTPVWLRMASVLPLMLLLVGLVFIEHHHDTEQIHAAAEIDSALLADELPPGAYGDPGFVEFLRGAELP; encoded by the coding sequence GTGAACGACATCAACCAGACTTTTTCTCCGCCGGCGCCGCGGCCCGCCGCCGAAGGCCTGCAGGGCCAGGTGGCCCTGCGCCTGACGTCGCACCTCAGCCGGGGCGCCGAAGAGCTGCCGCACGACGTGTCCGAGCGCTTGCGCTTCGCGCGTGAACGCGCCATCGCGACCGCGCGGCAGCACCGGGCCACGGTCGCCGCGGCGGTGGCTGCGCCGCTGGTGGTGGCATCCGGCCGCAGCGCTGCGCTGGGCAGCCCGACGCCGGTGTGGTTGCGCATGGCCTCGGTGCTGCCCTTGATGTTGCTGCTGGTGGGCCTGGTGTTCATCGAGCACCACCACGACACCGAGCAGATCCACGCCGCGGCCGAGATCGACAGCGCGCTGCTGGCCGACGAACTGCCGCCCGGCGCGTATGGCGACCCCGGTTTCGTCGAGTTCCTGCGCGGCGCCGAGCTGCCCTGA